In the Acropora muricata isolate sample 2 chromosome 1, ASM3666990v1, whole genome shotgun sequence genome, one interval contains:
- the LOC136930482 gene encoding uncharacterized protein isoform X1, which yields MSVIFYLFVYFTCSHEYFSFRKLKWLQSKTDLSNTQYQELLRGNTSAKENIENVNYNTPRRQMNPTILQNGKSNQAPRTAVKRRHETFNAAMAIHRGTEQNACPAIEGMFDTLCKRSKLEQMTKLVSSNEKLQTRVASDHCSRKIKAFETSNENVLRSIACYYTGGVMGKRKYKSVRLVLATKASTRKRGGRAPLCFMQKSRIPKLLPYDKLMSHIKKVDIGKVYSVEEEFTNYIQADEVVHGYFRDLRDFLPRLAKFYLQTRQKSNEALKWFSETEGTFLVALGGDGCPFGKNTNACSFLVSFLNVGKQVASSSDNFLVFGANCESESCGVVQNFVKYACKQMKDLEGKVFAIGGFHVTFKFKELPNDMKMLATLAGELPNSARYFSTFATVTTEDYRDLEGQFATGNCKWKVWDYNERLKVAESVTKFKETLPKHLNAKTSRLKVTSFIALKKSRQEFVPLVGKYIDLAHVEPLHLKNNAWQQYFKGVLKEAISKSKLPETCKTFTDVPEESCFHRVITAVRYELKCSCLARKVVKWYGETQGKGAELQYRFTGKESRMFCQNFMGVIKQLRCEGDSRKQRLTVVVYAYIGVRLRDSVSLFSRIEITTEQLLELRVKCQQYFRANALLLPSMVTPTVWTLGYVVPQHTEQLFQIYHQGLGTVTMEGREAKHIVLKKLSENSSSKNQWFDIFQHEFVMLIWLPENGFTSCQYKASKGVYIPKRDNSYCSCGLQKAQIADDKCYICGDILTNLIEQSVEMGKCHPELRQ from the exons ATGTCAgttattttctatttatttgtttattttacttGTTCCCATGAATATTTTAGTTTCAGAAAGCTGAAATGGCTTCAGTCAAAG ACTGATCTTTCAAACACACAGTATCAAGAACTTTTGAGAGGGAACACAtctgcaaaagaaaacattgag AATGTTAATTATAATACCCCAAGAAGGCAGATGAATCCCACCATACTTCAGAATGGGAAGTCAAACCAGGCTCCAAGGACAGCTGTTAAACGTCGTCATGAGACCTTCAATGCTGCCATGGCTATTCACAGAGGAACAGAACAAAATGCATGTCCTGCAATTGAGGGCATGTTTGATACCTTGTGCAAAAGGAGTAAGCTAGAACAGATGACCAAACTTGTTTCTAGTAATGAGAAGCTGCAAACTAGGGTGGCATCAGATCATTGCTCTCGTAAAATAAAGGCATTTGAAACttcaaatgaaaatgttcttcGGAGCATTGCCTGCTACTATACAGGGGGTGTAATGGGAAAAAGGAAATATAAGTCAGTTAGACTTGTTTTGGCAACAAAGGCCAGTACAAGAAAGCGAGGGGGCAGAGCACCATTGTGCTTTATGCAAAAAAGCAGAATTCCGAAACTATTGCCATATGACAAGTTAATGAGCCATATAAAAAAAGTAGATATCGGAAAGGTTTACTCAGTCGAAGAAGAGTTTACTAATTATATTCAGGCTGATGAGGTTGTACATGGTTACTTCAGAGATCTAAGGGATTTTCTCCCTCGGCTTGCAAAGTTTTATTTGCAGACCAGACAAAAATCTAATGAGGCTCTTAAATGGTTTTCTGAGACTGAAGGGACATTTTTGGTGGCATTAGGTGGGGATGGGTGTCCCTTTGGGAAGAACACAAATGCATGCTCCTTTCTTGTTAGTTTTTTAAATGTTGGAAAGCAAGTTGCATCAAGTTCTGATAACTTTTTAGTTTTTGGTGCGAATTGCGAGTCTGAATCCTGTGGCGTTGTACAAAATTTTGTCAAATATGCATGTAAGCAGATGAAAGACCTTGAAGGAAAGGTTTTTGCCATTGGTGGGTTTCATGTCACATTCAAATTTAAGGAACTCCCAAATGATATGAAGATGTTAGCCACCTTAGCAGGGGAGTTGCCCAATTCCGCCCGTTACTTTTCCACTTTTGCAACAGTTACAACTGAAGACTACAGGGACCTAGAGGGCCAATTTGCCACAGGTAATTGCAAATGGAAAGTATGGGACTATAATGAAAGGTTGAAAGTAGCAGAGTCAGTTACAAAGTTCAAAGAAACCTTGCCAAAGCATCTCAATGCTAAAACTTCTCGTTTGAAGGTGACTAGTTTTATTGCTTTAAAGAAAAGTAGGCAAGAGTTTGTGCCTCTTGTAGGTAAGTATATAGATTTAGCTCATGTTGAGCCACTACATCTAAAGAATAATGCATGGCAACAATATTTCAAAGGGGTACTTAAGGAGGCAATTTCCAAGTCTAAGCTACCTGAGACCTGCAAGACTTTTACTGATGTGCCCGAGGAGAGCTGTTTTCATAGAGTAATAACTGCAGTTCGGTATGAACTAAAGTGTTCTTGCCTGGCAAGAAAAGTAGTTAAATGGTACGGTGAAACCCAGGGAAAGGGTGCTGAGCTTCAATACAGATTTACTGGAAAGGAGTCTCGAATGTTCTGCCAAAACTTCATGGGGGTAATCAAACAACTGAGATGTGAAGGTGACTCTAGGAAGCAAAGGCTAACAGTTGTTGTTTATGCATATATTGGAGTAAGGTTGCGCGactctgtttctttgtttagtcGGATTGAGATTACAACTGAGCAGCTCTTGGAGCTTAGAGTAAAATGTCAACAGTACTTCAGGGCAAATGCTTTGCTTCTCCCCTCTATGGTCACACCAACAGTTTGGACACTCGGGTATGTTGTCCCTCAGCACACGGAACAGCTGTTCCAGATATACCACCAGGGACTAGGTACAGTGACAATGGAGGGGAGAGAGGCAAAGCATATTGTCCTCAAGAAACTGTCAGAGAACAGCTCTTCTAAAAACCAATGGTTTGACATCTTTCAGCATGAGTTTGTTATGCTCATCTGGCTACCAGAAAATGGGTTTACCTCTTGTCAGTACAAAGCTAGTAAAGGTGTTTACATTCCAAAGAGGGATAATAGCTATTGTTCCTGTGGCTTGCAAAAGGCCCAAATTGCAGATGACAAGTGTTATATTTGTGGGGACATACTCACAAATCTTATTGAGCAAAGTGTGGAAATGGGGAAATGTCATCCAGAGCTGAGACAGTGA
- the LOC136930482 gene encoding uncharacterized protein isoform X2: MNPTILQNGKSNQAPRTAVKRRHETFNAAMAIHRGTEQNACPAIEGMFDTLCKRSKLEQMTKLVSSNEKLQTRVASDHCSRKIKAFETSNENVLRSIACYYTGGVMGKRKYKSVRLVLATKASTRKRGGRAPLCFMQKSRIPKLLPYDKLMSHIKKVDIGKVYSVEEEFTNYIQADEVVHGYFRDLRDFLPRLAKFYLQTRQKSNEALKWFSETEGTFLVALGGDGCPFGKNTNACSFLVSFLNVGKQVASSSDNFLVFGANCESESCGVVQNFVKYACKQMKDLEGKVFAIGGFHVTFKFKELPNDMKMLATLAGELPNSARYFSTFATVTTEDYRDLEGQFATGNCKWKVWDYNERLKVAESVTKFKETLPKHLNAKTSRLKVTSFIALKKSRQEFVPLVGKYIDLAHVEPLHLKNNAWQQYFKGVLKEAISKSKLPETCKTFTDVPEESCFHRVITAVRYELKCSCLARKVVKWYGETQGKGAELQYRFTGKESRMFCQNFMGVIKQLRCEGDSRKQRLTVVVYAYIGVRLRDSVSLFSRIEITTEQLLELRVKCQQYFRANALLLPSMVTPTVWTLGYVVPQHTEQLFQIYHQGLGTVTMEGREAKHIVLKKLSENSSSKNQWFDIFQHEFVMLIWLPENGFTSCQYKASKGVYIPKRDNSYCSCGLQKAQIADDKCYICGDILTNLIEQSVEMGKCHPELRQ, translated from the coding sequence ATGAATCCCACCATACTTCAGAATGGGAAGTCAAACCAGGCTCCAAGGACAGCTGTTAAACGTCGTCATGAGACCTTCAATGCTGCCATGGCTATTCACAGAGGAACAGAACAAAATGCATGTCCTGCAATTGAGGGCATGTTTGATACCTTGTGCAAAAGGAGTAAGCTAGAACAGATGACCAAACTTGTTTCTAGTAATGAGAAGCTGCAAACTAGGGTGGCATCAGATCATTGCTCTCGTAAAATAAAGGCATTTGAAACttcaaatgaaaatgttcttcGGAGCATTGCCTGCTACTATACAGGGGGTGTAATGGGAAAAAGGAAATATAAGTCAGTTAGACTTGTTTTGGCAACAAAGGCCAGTACAAGAAAGCGAGGGGGCAGAGCACCATTGTGCTTTATGCAAAAAAGCAGAATTCCGAAACTATTGCCATATGACAAGTTAATGAGCCATATAAAAAAAGTAGATATCGGAAAGGTTTACTCAGTCGAAGAAGAGTTTACTAATTATATTCAGGCTGATGAGGTTGTACATGGTTACTTCAGAGATCTAAGGGATTTTCTCCCTCGGCTTGCAAAGTTTTATTTGCAGACCAGACAAAAATCTAATGAGGCTCTTAAATGGTTTTCTGAGACTGAAGGGACATTTTTGGTGGCATTAGGTGGGGATGGGTGTCCCTTTGGGAAGAACACAAATGCATGCTCCTTTCTTGTTAGTTTTTTAAATGTTGGAAAGCAAGTTGCATCAAGTTCTGATAACTTTTTAGTTTTTGGTGCGAATTGCGAGTCTGAATCCTGTGGCGTTGTACAAAATTTTGTCAAATATGCATGTAAGCAGATGAAAGACCTTGAAGGAAAGGTTTTTGCCATTGGTGGGTTTCATGTCACATTCAAATTTAAGGAACTCCCAAATGATATGAAGATGTTAGCCACCTTAGCAGGGGAGTTGCCCAATTCCGCCCGTTACTTTTCCACTTTTGCAACAGTTACAACTGAAGACTACAGGGACCTAGAGGGCCAATTTGCCACAGGTAATTGCAAATGGAAAGTATGGGACTATAATGAAAGGTTGAAAGTAGCAGAGTCAGTTACAAAGTTCAAAGAAACCTTGCCAAAGCATCTCAATGCTAAAACTTCTCGTTTGAAGGTGACTAGTTTTATTGCTTTAAAGAAAAGTAGGCAAGAGTTTGTGCCTCTTGTAGGTAAGTATATAGATTTAGCTCATGTTGAGCCACTACATCTAAAGAATAATGCATGGCAACAATATTTCAAAGGGGTACTTAAGGAGGCAATTTCCAAGTCTAAGCTACCTGAGACCTGCAAGACTTTTACTGATGTGCCCGAGGAGAGCTGTTTTCATAGAGTAATAACTGCAGTTCGGTATGAACTAAAGTGTTCTTGCCTGGCAAGAAAAGTAGTTAAATGGTACGGTGAAACCCAGGGAAAGGGTGCTGAGCTTCAATACAGATTTACTGGAAAGGAGTCTCGAATGTTCTGCCAAAACTTCATGGGGGTAATCAAACAACTGAGATGTGAAGGTGACTCTAGGAAGCAAAGGCTAACAGTTGTTGTTTATGCATATATTGGAGTAAGGTTGCGCGactctgtttctttgtttagtcGGATTGAGATTACAACTGAGCAGCTCTTGGAGCTTAGAGTAAAATGTCAACAGTACTTCAGGGCAAATGCTTTGCTTCTCCCCTCTATGGTCACACCAACAGTTTGGACACTCGGGTATGTTGTCCCTCAGCACACGGAACAGCTGTTCCAGATATACCACCAGGGACTAGGTACAGTGACAATGGAGGGGAGAGAGGCAAAGCATATTGTCCTCAAGAAACTGTCAGAGAACAGCTCTTCTAAAAACCAATGGTTTGACATCTTTCAGCATGAGTTTGTTATGCTCATCTGGCTACCAGAAAATGGGTTTACCTCTTGTCAGTACAAAGCTAGTAAAGGTGTTTACATTCCAAAGAGGGATAATAGCTATTGTTCCTGTGGCTTGCAAAAGGCCCAAATTGCAGATGACAAGTGTTATATTTGTGGGGACATACTCACAAATCTTATTGAGCAAAGTGTGGAAATGGGGAAATGTCATCCAGAGCTGAGACAGTGA
- the LOC136925862 gene encoding uncharacterized protein, whose product MNVDDDRVIDYSPNCDRNGEENGSTEMANVLLSLQRLLKQLVQASKAQTEVFNNLRKDILLQPDPNEEDKNVTTDGTPNLLDLTTATNQLLDASNGHSPKSLPNNSCPDEGTNNNFLDSLIQELLPNSKKSPDVAEKFAGLVNKILTGELSQDSVKERGEKYPPPANRNYLTAIMVNEEIWDLLSRKNSSVDLAFQRVQEPLTHGLSSLSILADRLFKDIQIKARKQWTRRKP is encoded by the coding sequence ATGAACGTTGACGACGACAGAGTAATAGATTATAGTCCAAATTGTGACCGAAATGGCGAGGAAAACGGCTCGACCGAAATGGCGAACGTTTTGCTGAGTTTACAACGCTTGCTTAAACAACTCGTCCAAGCTTCCAAAGCTCAAACCGAAGTTTTCAACAACTTGAGAAAAGACATTCTTCTGCAGCCTGATCCAAATGAGGAGGATAAGAACGTCACAACAGATGGGACACCTAATTTACTGGACTTAACCACGGCCACAAATCAATTGCTCGACGCGAGCAACGGCCACAGTCCAAAGTCCCTGCCTAACAATTCCTGCCCTGACGAAGGGACAAACAACAACTTCCTAGATAGCCTGATCCAGGAGTTGCTGCCAAACAGCAAAAAATCTCCCGACGTTGCGGAGAAATTTGCCGGTCTTGTCAACAAAATTTTGACCGGAGAATTGTCACAAGATTCAGTGAAGGAACGAGGCGAGAAATATCCGCCTCCTGCAAATCGCAATTACCTTACCGCAATAATGGTGAATGAAGAAATTTGGGACCTGTTGTCCAGAAAGAACAGTTCAGTGGATCTTGCTTTCCAACGTGTACAGGAACCACTCACTCATGGGTTATCCTCACTATCAATTTTAGCCGACCGGCTATTCAAAGATATTCAAATTAAAGCGCGCAAACAGTGGACGCGCAGGAAACCCTAA